In Rutidosis leptorrhynchoides isolate AG116_Rl617_1_P2 chromosome 2, CSIRO_AGI_Rlap_v1, whole genome shotgun sequence, one genomic interval encodes:
- the LOC139888686 gene encoding uncharacterized protein, whose translation MLRKLLSDVKVAKGPFPAGPGNVKFLIVAIDYFTKWVEAKAVRTITGVQVRNFVWECIVCRFGIPRELVIDNGAHIAKDPFKTWCTDLNIIQKFTSVAHPQANGLCEVTNRDIVSEQRLMTAIKEANNKQQIAKYYNKRVRALSFDVGEWVLRNNDASRAEKLGKLGPNWEGPYQVVAVNAAGSYKLANMEGRNLPNAWHAALLKRYYA comes from the exons ATGTTGCGAAAATTGTTAAGCgatgtaaaagttgccaaag ggccatttcccGCAGGACCTGGCAATGTCAAATTCCTGATTGTGgcaattgattattttacaaaatgggttgaagctaaggcggtccGTACTATCactggtgtgcaagtgcgaaaCTTTGTGTGGGAATGCATTGTCTGCAGATTCGGTATTCCGCGCGAGTTGGTTATTGATAACGGCGCGCAtatagcgaaagatccttttaaaaCATGGTGCACTGATTTGAATATAATACAAAAATTTACATCAGTGGCACATCCACAGGCTAACGGTTTATGCGAAGTAACCAATCGTGATATTgtaagcg AGCAAAGGTTAATGACTGCTATCAAAGAGGCAAATAACAAACAACAAATTGCcaagtattataacaaaagagtgcgtgctttGTCTTTCGACGTTGGCGAATGGGTGTTGCGAAATAATGATGCAAGTAGAGCAGAAAAACTTGGCAAATTAGGACCGAATTGGGAGGGTCCTTATCAAGTTGTGGCAGTTAATGCGGCAGGTTCTTATAAGCTTGCAAATATGGAAGGGCGAAATTTGCCCAATGCATGGCATGCGGCTTTATTAAAACGATACTATGCGTAA
- the LOC139888687 gene encoding uncharacterized protein, with the protein MPVKQVLIKPEISSRLALWAVELGAYQISYLSRSAVKGQVMADYLAEISGELEVINERTALKLVMDETWDLFTDGASCAEGAGTGLVLASPSGEEHTYALRFNFDVTNNEAEYEALLDGLNIARKMNITKLRAFTDSQLVANQFNGSFEAHDSSMQKYLQLLKESAERFEYFELAQVPRSQNKKADALSKLDALTFSHFQKQVWVEELPNKSIDNDLTVASVKEEQPNWMEPILQYIRGDVLPNDKREARLVRERAPMYIIQNDILYRKSYCGPMMRCVGPIEADMTVEEVYSGSCALH; encoded by the coding sequence ATGCCAGTCAAGCAAGTCTTAATAAAACCAGAGATATCCAGTAGACTCGCGTTATGGGCGGTggaattaggtgcttatcaaatatcttatCTTTCGCGAAGTGCTGTAAAGGGCCAGgttatggcggattatctcgcAGAAATATCTggagagttggaggtgattaaTGAGCGGACAGCATTAAAGCTGGTAATGGAtgaaacttgggatttatttactgatggtgcttcatGCGCAGAGGGTGCAGGTACGGGTTTGGTCTTGGCAAGCCCAAGTGGCGAAGAGCATACGTATGCATTGCGTTTTAATTTTGATGTCACAaataatgaagcagagtatgaagcATTACTTGATGGTTTAAATATCGCACGAAAAATGAATATCACTAAGTTGCGGGCGTTTACAGATTCGCagttagtagcgaatcagtttaatggTTCCTTTGAAGCGCATGACTCTTCAATGCAGAAATATTTGCAGTTATTAAAAGAATCGGCAGAGCGGTTTGAGTATtttgaactcgcgcaagtgccaagaagtcaaaataagaaggcggatgctttGAGTAAATTGGATGCTCTAACATTttcgcactttcaaaaacaagttTGGGTTGAAGAATTGCCAAATAAATCAATAGATAACGACTTAACGGTTGCATCTGTTAAAGAGGAACAAccaaattggatggaaccaatccTACAATACATTCGCGGTGATGTTTTGCCAAATGATAAGCGCGAAGCTCGCCTAGTAAGAGAGCGAGCACCAAtgtatatcattcaaaatgatattttatatcgcAAATCATACTGTGGTCCAATGATGCGATGTGTTGGACCAATTGAGGCAGACATGACAGTTGAAGAAGTGTATAGCGGTTCTTGTGCATTGCATTAG
- the LOC139888688 gene encoding uncharacterized protein has translation MQSEDFSEMPIVVSCKIAENGITIMKVHIDNGSSIDILYEQCFIQLPESIRVTLKPTAASLTGFTGESSLPMGVLPLDVELVDDNDDGLVRRARLDFYVMRTSSCYNMLLGRTALGKLGIVPSTIHGMIKFATRKGVATINSTRKVTICAAINVKSAAQETAEVAENMVVVNPAYPEQKIKVGSNVSADTQKQIMQLLVQYMDVFAWCENDMTGVPCNIAEHRLNVNPALKTVVQKRRGMAPDRMKWLCKEVTKLVRAGILREAQYQSWIANLVLVKKPDGSWRICIDFKDLNKACPKDNYPLPEIDLKVESLHAFLFGETEGKFLEYLVTEQGIQANPKKIAAIENMTAPRTIKEVQSLTGKIVALMRFLSKAAERQLPFFKTLKGCLRQKCFVWSSDAEVAFQEMKKLLKTLPTLTAPIDGEILYLYILVENEAFGSVLITKREKIQKPVYFVSKALTGS, from the exons ATGCAGAGCGAGgatttctctgaaatgccgatagtTGTATCGTGCAAGATCGCGGAAAATGGAATCACAATCATGAAAGTTCACATTGATAATGGTAGTAGCATTGATATTCTTTACGAGCAATGTTTTATTCAACTGCCGGAGAGTATTAGAGTAACTTTAAAACCAACCGCAGCTTCGCTGACCGGTTTTACGGGAGAATCTTCATTGCCTATGGGTGTTTTGCCCTTAGACGTTGAGCTTGTTGATGACAATGATGATGGTTTAGTGCGCCGAGCGCggctagatttctatgttatgcgaACCTCATCTTGCTATAACATGTTGTTAGGAAGAACCGCCTTAGGTAAACTTGGAATTGTCCCatctacaattcatggcatgattaaatttGCAACGCGAAAAGGTGTTGCGACAATAAATTCAACAAGAAAGGTGACTATTTGTGCGGCCATTAATGTAAAAAGTGCAGCTCAAGAAACTGCGGAAGTTGCGGAAAATATGGTAGTGGTTAATCCTGCGTATCCCGAGCAAAAAATTAAAGTGGGAAGTAATGTTAGTGCGGACACACAGAAACAAATTATGCAGTTACTTGTGCAGtacatggatgtttttgcttggtgtgaaaatgatatgactggtgttccgtgTAACATTGCAGAACACAGACTTAATGTAAATCCAGCTTTAAAAACTGTGGTGCAGAAGCGTAGAGGCATGGCCCCAGATCGCATGAAGTGGTTATGCAAAGAGGTAACAAAATTGGTGAGAGCTGGAATTTTACGCGAAGCTCAATATCAATCATGGATTGCGAATCTAGTTTTGGTAAAAAAGCCTGATGGTTCATGGAGAATATGTATTGATTTTAAGGATTTAAATAAAGCGTGCCCTAAGGATAATTATCCacttccagaaattgatttaaaagtaGAATCATTGCACGCTTTTCT TTTTGGCGAGACCGAAGGAAAGTTTCTGGAATACcttgttacagaacaaggtattcaagctaatccaaagaaAATCGCGGCTATTGAAAATATGACCGCACCAAGAACGATTAAGGAAGTGCAAAGTTTAACGGGAAAGATAGTTGCATTAATGCGTTTCTTGTCTAAAGCTGCTGAAAGACAATTGCcgtttttcaaaactttaaaaggttgCTTGAGGCAAAAATGTTTTGTTTGGTCAAGCGACGCAGAAGTTGCATTTCAAGAAATGAAGaagttgttgaaaactttgcctacatTAACAGCGCCAATTGATGGCGAAATTCTCTACCTTTATATATTAGTGGAAAAtgaagcttttggctcagttttaATCACAAAAAGGGAGAAAATACAAAAGCCTGTGTATTTTGTCAGTAAAGCTCTTACAGGGAGCTAA